From Nguyenibacter vanlangensis, one genomic window encodes:
- a CDS encoding SUF system Fe-S cluster assembly protein, with protein MNVQSEKIETAETTGIGPAEAGTAGFSFDAPASEPDGSVESWTPDEMPPARGAEPGTEPGTKPTGDGTPDEDAVIAAIASVYDPEIPVNIYELGLIYAIDLHRDGKVRIEMTLTAPNCPSAQELPAQVQEAVRAVAGVTGAEVEIVWDPPWDMSRMSDDARLALNMF; from the coding sequence ATGAACGTGCAATCCGAAAAGATCGAGACGGCGGAGACGACCGGGATCGGGCCTGCAGAGGCCGGGACTGCCGGGTTTTCGTTCGACGCGCCGGCTTCCGAGCCGGACGGGTCGGTCGAGAGCTGGACGCCGGACGAGATGCCTCCGGCCCGGGGAGCGGAGCCGGGAACGGAGCCGGGAACGAAGCCGACTGGGGACGGAACGCCCGACGAGGATGCGGTGATCGCGGCGATCGCCAGCGTCTATGACCCGGAGATTCCGGTGAATATTTACGAGCTTGGCCTGATCTATGCGATCGACCTGCATCGTGACGGCAAGGTGCGGATCGAGATGACGCTGACTGCGCCCAACTGTCCCAGCGCGCAGGAACTGCCCGCGCAGGTGCAGGAGGCGGTGCGTGCGGTGGCCGGCGTGACCGGCGCCGAGGTCGAGATCGTCTGGGACCCGCCGTGGGACATGTCGCGGATGAGCGACGATGCCCGCCTGGCCCTGAACATGTTCTGA
- a CDS encoding HesB/IscA family protein, which produces MTQPIGGTPAAARPARALPPLMSLSDRAAERLRALYDTAHAGQLLRVAVSTKGCSGHGYDMSFVGAPGPGDEIVTDKGVTLLVDRKATLFLIGTVMDYEVKQLEAGFTFINPNEKGRCGCGESFHV; this is translated from the coding sequence ATGACCCAGCCAATCGGCGGAACGCCCGCCGCCGCCCGCCCGGCGCGCGCGCTGCCGCCGCTGATGTCGCTGTCCGACCGTGCCGCCGAGCGGCTGCGCGCCCTGTATGACACCGCCCATGCCGGCCAGTTGCTGCGCGTCGCGGTGTCGACCAAGGGCTGTTCGGGCCATGGCTACGACATGAGCTTCGTCGGGGCGCCCGGTCCGGGGGACGAAATCGTGACCGACAAGGGGGTGACCCTGCTGGTGGACCGCAAGGCGACCCTGTTCCTGATCGGCACGGTGATGGATTACGAGGTGAAGCAACTGGAAGCAGGCTTTACCTTCATCAATCCGAACGAGAAAGGCCGCTGCGGCTGCGGCGAGAGCTTCCACGTCTGA